The Candidatus Hydrogenedentota bacterium genome segment ATCGTATTCTCCCGGCGATAGTACCCAATCGCGATGATAGCGCTTGTTGGACTGCCCAATTCCGCACTGAAGGTCAGTCTTGAGTAGTTCATTTTCGCCCCGTTCAATGTTCAATGGGTCGTCGCGCTCGTGTCGTCCCGCGGGCCCGCACCGGATGCCATTCGGTACGACCTGCCAGCCTTCCACATAGTCTTCCTCTTCGACATGTGCACACAGGAGACCCGCGGCTCGCAACTCCAACTCAATTTTCGTTGTCTTCCCGTCGCGCACTTGGATTCCCGATTCCTGCAGAGCCCCATAGGCTTCAGACTCGATAAACAACTCCGCTTCACCTGCGGGCACGTCATCAATGATGAACCAACCGGTCCATGAACGCCTTGTCCCCGCGCCTTTTGCGTGGTTCTCGTAGAATTCCGCGTTTCTGCGATTTTCGCCCCAAGCCGTTTCGGTGCGCCAGAGTGAGACCTTGGCATTCCGAATGATATCACCCGAATCTGCATCCCGTAAGAGGATCTCAACCCGTCCTCGCCTCTCGCGCTGCATTTCCAGGCGCAGCCCTCGGGAGCCTACCGGAATATTGGACATCTGCAAGGGCTCGTACCCTTCACAAGCCGCACAGAGAGTCACCTTGTCGATCTGCACATTCGGACGAAGTGGTACGGTCAGCAGGATGTGGTCCACGCGGAAATGGCCGGAGTCAGGGGTTGGGGACGACATTTGACCCACACCGCCGGCCCCGGGGATGATCGCCCACAGCTCTGCACCGGAAAGCGGCGTTCCTCGCTCATCGACAACCACGCCCTCAATGGTTCTGGCGGGGTCGAGAGGCAGGACAACCGTGAGGTTGTCCTTCCATTCGCCTTCCCGAAGCGACACTACGGAAAGGGGATTGGAACTGCTGCCAAGACTTGAGAAGCGCTCCCATTCATAAGTCTTTCTCAGGGGGCTATAGCGAGCCCATATGGCGTACTCTCCCGCCTCCAGGTCTGATATCGTGAATTTCCCGTCGTCTTCCGTGGGTCGATTGCTCATGTGCTGGGACTCATTAGGGGCTTCGACCAATGCCCAGTCCACGAATATATCGGCTACGGGACGGTTCTTGAGATCTACAACACGCCCACCAATGAGCCCGCGCCGTTCCATGACCAGGACGAGACCCGAAATCCCCTCTGCGGGGACCGTCACTTCGGTTCCGAACGGCTCCCCGTCCCTAAGCACGGACGCGAGCCGATAACCATCGCATTTTGCGTCGAGATTAAGTGCCAGGCCGGCTTGGGGGACGGGGAGGCTGAACCTGCCATCCGAGGACGATTCCCGTGTGCAGAAGGACAAGTCGGTCGTTGCTTGCAGGATGGAATCGTCCAGAGTAATGCTGACAGCCGCTTCCGGGACTGGCTTTCCCGCCGTATCTTGGACAATTCCAGAGATTTCAGTTCTGCGCACTGGGGTCCGGGGCAGAGGAGGAGGCTTAACCGGCTGTGTCGCCGACGGCGAAATCGAACCCGTCGCCGGAGTTTCCCGGCCCCTGGATTCAGACCGTTGCGTCTC includes the following:
- a CDS encoding carboxypeptidase-like regulatory domain-containing protein, with the translated sequence MRYRFFIILVAVVAVCGVLFWVMWHSEETQRSESRGRETPATGSISPSATQPVKPPPLPRTPVRRTEISGIVQDTAGKPVPEAAVSITLDDSILQATTDLSFCTRESSSDGRFSLPVPQAGLALNLDAKCDGYRLASVLRDGEPFGTEVTVPAEGISGLVLVMERRGLIGGRVVDLKNRPVADIFVDWALVEAPNESQHMSNRPTEDDGKFTISDLEAGEYAIWARYSPLRKTYEWERFSSLGSSSNPLSVVSLREGEWKDNLTVVLPLDPARTIEGVVVDERGTPLSGAELWAIIPGAGGVGQMSSPTPDSGHFRVDHILLTVPLRPNVQIDKVTLCAACEGYEPLQMSNIPVGSRGLRLEMQRERRGRVEILLRDADSGDIIRNAKVSLWRTETAWGENRRNAEFYENHAKGAGTRRSWTGWFIIDDVPAGEAELFIESEAYGALQESGIQVRDGKTTKIELELRAAGLLCAHVEEEDYVEGWQVVPNGIRCGPAGRHERDDPLNIERGENELLKTDLQCGIGQSNKRYHRDWVLSPGEYDVQVSFILFPLTPGSQQDLHGVTCVRTIRAIVEPGLVTDVPIEIDMEGAEGTINVCLPAGLEQPVRLLLVRGEYDGFLKRAAIADALVRLDEYYDSTQDTPVHTIPFVVPGEYTVVCVPRNALHGEPWTQHVSVTAGETAEVHLE